A window of Microbacterium lushaniae genomic DNA:
CCACCGCCGCGCTGACGGCACACCGCGAGCAGACGCGCGAGACCCTCGATGCCGTCGGCATCCTGCCCTCCAGCACGCTCAACCTCATCAGCTACGACGCGAACTTCGGTCCGTGGGTGCGCAACGACCTCCCCTACGAGGCGAACCTGGTCCTCATGGCCCAGCCCAACGACCCGCGCCTGGTGGTGACCGACCGCACCGAGGTCGTTGCCGCCGCCGCCCAGAACACACGCGTCACCATCCCGGTGCAGGCGCGGATCGGCAACGGCAGGGTGACCCTGACGATGCAGCTGTACAGCCCGACCGGCGTGCCGATCGGCGCGGTGCAGAGCGCCGAGGTCGAAGTGCGCGCCGAATGGGAGACCATCGGCCTCGTGATCCTCGTCAGCCTCATGGTGCTGTTCGTAGGACTGGGGATCTTCCGCACGGTGCGGCGACGTCGCGCCCGGGCACTCGAGCAGGCCGAAGCCTCGCTCGAACCGGAGGTCCGCACCGACGACCCCGGACCGGAGGTGACCTCGTGACCAGCCTCGGCCGCGCGAGCCTCCTCATCGGCGCCGGCACCGTCGTCTCCCGGCTCACCGGATTCCTGCGGGCGATCGTGCTGGTCTCCGCGGTCGGCGCGACCACCGAGGCCGGCAACGCCTTCGCGATCGCGAACCAGCTGCCGAACAACATCTACGCGATCATCTCCACGGGCCTGCTGAGCGCCGTGGTGGTGCCTCAGATCGTCAAGGCTGCCGCGCACGACGACGGCGGGCGCGCGTTCGTGTCGAAGCTGTTCACCCTGGGCACCGTCGCACTGCTGGCCGTCACGGTGCTCGCCACCGCCGCCGCACCGCTTCTCGTGCAGCTGTACGCACCCGGGTTCCCCCCGGAGCAGCAGGCGCTGGCGACGGCGTTCGCGTACTGGTGCCTGCCGCAGATCCTGTTCTACGGTCTGTACGCCCTCGTCGGCGAATCACTGAACGCCCGCGGCGTCTACGGCCCGTTCACGTGGGCACCGATCGTCAATAACGTCGTCTCGATCGCCGGCTTCGGCGCGTTCATCGTGCTGTTCGGCTCCATCTCGGCCGTGGACTCCTGGACGCCCGAGATGATCGCCGTCCTCGCCGGCACGGCCACGCTCGGAATCGTCGTCCAGGCGGGAATCCTGTTCGCCTTCTGGCGCCGCACCGGGCTGCAAGTCCGCCCCGACTTCCGCTGGCGCGGCGTCGGGCTCGATCAGATCGGGCGCCTGGCGGGTTGGACCTTCCTCATGGTCGTCGTCGGTCAGCTCGCCGGACTGGTGCAGTCGCGCGTGCTCTCGGACGCCGCCCAGCTGTACCCGGGCGTCATGGTGTCGCAGAACGCGTGGCTGCTGTTCATGCTGCCGTACTCGATCATCGTGCTCTCGATCGGCACCCCCTTCTTCACCCGCCTCAGCCAGCACGCCGCAGCCGGCCGCGACGACGACGTGCGCGCTGACATCATCCGCAGCATCCGCATCCTGGGACTCTTCGTCGTGGCCGCCACCGCCGCCCTCGCCGTGGCAGCGGTGCCCGCCTCCCGGATCTTCACCGGCAGCACGGATGAAGCCGTCGCTGCCGCCGGCGTGCTGCTGTGCTTCCTGGTGTGCCTGATCCCCCTCGCCGTGCTGTTCGTCGTTCAGCGCACGTTCTACGCCTATGACGACACCCGCACGCCCTTCTTCTTCACCCTCCTGCAGGCGGCCCTCGTCGCCGCGACGGCCCTGGGCGCGCAGGCGGCGCTGAACGCCGGGGTGCTGGGCATCGAACACCTCGCCGCCGCGATCGCGCTCGGCCAGGCGCTCGCGAGCACCGTGCAGGTGATCATCGCGACGATCCTCCTGCATCGGCGGCTGGGCGGGATCGGCGTGCGCGCGTGGCTCACCGCGTTGGGTCGCTTCGTCATCGCCGCGGTGCCGGCTGCCGCCGCCGGATGGGGCGTCTTCCTCCTGCTGGGCGGCACCGGGGGGTGGACCACGGCCGACAAGCTTCTGGGGGCGCTCGGCGCCGGGATCATCGGCTCCGTCGTGCTCGTGGTGTACGTCGGGGTCCTCGCGCTCATGCGGGCTCCCGAACTGGCCCCCGCGGCCGGGATGCTGCGCCGTTTTCTGCCACGCGGATGACCCCCGGGGCCGCGGAATAACCCGGGGATACGATGGGTTGACACTCGAGGAACACACGAAGGGGGCGACGCACGTGCGTCACGTCATCATCATCGGATCCGGCCCCGCAGGCTACACCGCGGCCATCTACGCCGCTCGCGCGAACCTCGAGCCGCTCGTGGTCGCCAGCTCCGTCGAGGCGGGCGGTGAGCTCATGAACACCACCGACGTGGAGAACTTCCCCGGCTTCCCCGAGGGCATCCAGGGCCCCGACCTCATGACCCGCATGCAGGAGCAGGCCGAACGCTTCGGCGCCGAGGTCATCTACGACGACGTCGTGTCGCTCGACCTCGACGGCGACGTCAAGACGGTCACGCTGGGAAGCGGTGCGGTGCACACCGCCGCATCCGTCATCTACGCCACCGGCTCGGCGTACCGCAAGCTCGGCCTCGCGGGCGAGGAGCGGCTCTCCGGCCGGGGAGTGTCGTGGTGTGCGACGTGCGACGGCTTCTTCTTCCGCGACCGCACGATCGCCGTCGTCGGTGGCGGCGACTCCGCGATGGAGGAGGCGACCTTCCTCACCAAGTTCGCCTCGAAGGTCTACATCATCCACCGCAAGGACACCCTCCGCGCCTCCAAGATCATGCAGGAGCGTGCGCTGGCGAACGACAAGATCGAGTTCATCTGGAACGCCGAAGTCGCCGACATCCTCGGCGAGGATGCGGTGAACGGCGTCGTCCTGCGCTCCACGGTCGACGGATCGACGCGCGAGCTGGCCCTGGACGGCCTGTTCGTCGCCATCGGCAACGACCCGCGCACGCACCTGGTGCACGGCATCCTCGACCTCACCCCCGAGGGGACGATCTGGGTCGACGGACGCTCCTCCCGCACCTCGGTGCCGGGTGTCTTCGCCGCCGGCGATGTCATCGACCCCACGTACCGGCAGGCGATCACCGCCGCCGGCACCGGGACCGTGGCCGCCCTCGATGTCGAGCACTACCTCGCGGCGCGCGGTCAGGCCGGCCAGCCAGAAGTGAGCGAAGACCAGATCGAAGGCCTCCCCGGCGCCGAAGCGGCCTGAGGAACAATCGCGCGCGCCGGCGCGTTACCGCTAAGACAAGCTTCCCGAAAAGGAGAACAAGATGAGCGCAAAGGCAACGACCTCTGCGACCTTCGAGCAGGACGTGCTGCACGCCGAAGGTCCCGTACTGGTGGATTTCTGGGCTGAATGGTGCGGCCCGTGCCGGATGGTCTCCCCCATCCTCGACGAGATCCAGGCCGAGAACCCGGAGAAGATCACCGTTCTCAAGCTCAACGTCGATGAGAACCCCGACCTGGCCATGAAGTACCAGATCACGTCGATCCCGGCGATGAAGGTCTTCCAGGGTGGCGAGGTCAAGACGACCATCATCGGCGCCAAGCCCAAGTTCGCCCTCGAGAAGGACCTGGCCCAGTACATCGGCTGAGAAACCCTCGGACACACCCCCGGCCCTCTGCGGAGTGCCGGGGGTTTTCGTTGCGTCAGGCGCGGCTCAGGTGGCGTCTGAGCGGACCGTGGCGTCCCACCGGCGGTACGACTCGTCCTCGCCCAGCAGACGCCACACAGCGCGGGTGAGCGCGGGATACTCGATCGCGATCTGGCGGAGCACCCGATAGTGACGTGCCCGATTGGGGCGCACGCCGCCGTTCTCGGCGATGTTCTCGGCCCGGAGGGTCAGCACCACGAGTTCATCGACGGTGGGGAGGTCTTCCATGAACTCCCACGGGTCCTCGCCGTCCATGAGTCGCTCGTGCACCAGCACCGACAGCTCATCCGCGGCTTCCGCCCGCAACAGCTCCAGGCTCGCCCTGCGGCGCGGGGAGTCGTCGTGGGATGCCATACCTCCAGCGTACGACGGCCCGTCGCGCCATCGACCGCCACTGCCGATCAGGGGATAATCCGGCGTACATGCCGTCATCGGCATGTACGCCGCGCTCAGCCCCCGAATCCGTCCTCACCCAGTTCAGCCAGGATGCGATTCAGGTCCTGGATGGTGGCAAAATCAATCACGACCTGGCCTTTTTTGGCGGACAGGGACACACGCACACGCGTGTTGAGGCGATCGCCGAGTCGCTCGGCCACCTCCTCCAAGTGCCCGCGCCGCGAGCCGGCCTTGGGAGCAGTACGACGCGCCCCGGCGTCCGCGCTCTTCGCGGCTGCCTCCGCTGCACGCACCGAGAGATCCTCGTTCACGATCTTGTCGGCGAGCTTCCGCATCGATGACTCATCCTCGAGTGAGAGGATCGCGCGCGCGTGGCCGGCGCTGAGCACACCCGCTGCCACGCGCTGCTGAACTGGCATCGGGAGGCGCAGGAGTCGGATCGTGTTGCTGATCTGCGGGCGCGACCGGCCGATACGGGAGGCCAGCTCCTCTTGTGTGATCCCGAAATCCTCCAGCAGCTGCTGGTAGGCGGACGCCTCTTCCAGCGGGTTCAGCTGCGACCGGTGGAGGTTCTCCAGCAGAGCGTCACGAAGCAGGTGCTCGTCGGCGGTCTCGCGGACGACGGCGGGGATCGACGTCAGGCCCGCATCGCGGGCGGCGCGGGTGCGGCGCTCACCCATGATGAGCTCATACCGGCCCTCCCCCACGTCACGGACGACGATCGGCTGGAGAACCCCGAACTCACGCACGCTGTGGACCAGCTCCGCGAGGTCATCCGCATCGAAGTGCGTGCGCGGCTGTCGCGGGTTGGGTACGACGGCGTGCGGGTCGATGGAGACCAGGCGCGCACCGGGAACCGCGACGAGGTCGCTCTGCTGCTGCGCCTTCTCCGCTGCCGCACGTTCGGTCGCCGCATCCGCCGACGCACTCTCCGGCGCGCCGGGGAAGAAGACGTCGACCGGCCGTGCCTCCGACAGCTCCGTCGTGGGGATCAGCGCGCCGATCCCCCGTCCCAGTCCAGTCCGCTTCGCCATCAGGATTCCTTCTCTTTCGTACCGCGTTGAATGATCTCGACCGCTGCCTCGCGGTAGGCCACCGCGCCCGCCGATTGCCCGTCGTAGGCGATCACGGTCTGACCGAAACTGGGAGCCTCCGACACGCGCACCGACCGCGGGATCACCGTGCGGAGCACCTCCTTGGGGAAATGCGCTCGGACCTCTTCGGCCACCTGCTGGGCCAGACGGGTGCGCCCGTCGTACATCGTCAGCATGATCGTGGAGACGTGCAGGCCGGTGTTGAGGTGCCGCTGGATCATCCGGACGCTGCCCAGCAGCTGGCTGAGACCCTCGAGCGCGTAATACTCGCACTGAATCGGGATCAGAACCTCGGATGCCGCCGTGAAGGCGTTGATCGTGAGAAGACCCAGCGACGGCGGGCAGTCGATGATCACGAAATCCATGCGGTGGTCGTCGGAAGCCAGGTAGTCATCGAGCGCCGTGCGCAGGCGATGCTCGCGGGCCACCTGCGACACCAGCTCGATCTCCGCACCGGCCAGGTGGATCGTGCTCGGTGCACAGAAGAGGTTCTCCGACTCCGGGCTCTGCTGCACGATGTCAGCGAGGGGGAACTCATCGATGAGGACGTCGTACACGCTCGGGGTGTCGGCCGTGTGCGGGACGCCGAGCGCCGTGGAGGCGTTGCCCTGCGGGTCGAGGTCGATCACCAGGACGCGGGCGCCGACGCCGGCCAGGGCCGCGGCCAGATTCACGGCGGTCGTGGTCTTTCCCACGCCGCCCTTCTGGTTCGACACGGTGAAGACGCGGGTCTGCGTCGGCATTTCCACCGCCACTTCCTCCAGTGCGCGCCGGCGGGCGGAGAGATCCGCCAACTCACGGGCGATCGGCGAGTCGAAGGTGACGCCAGACCCGGAGTCGTCGGATTGTTTCACGTGAAACGCTCTCCCTCGGCGATCGGATCCAGACGGTTCAGTCTACCCGCGACCGCCGACGCCAGATGACGAGGGTGTGGCGTGGCGTCGCCCCTGCGCACGCGCGTTTCACGTGAAACATCGGCCCGTTTCACTGAGCCATCCGGCCGCGGGATCGAGGCAGGCGGGGACGCAGCCCGGACTTGACGTCTGGCCCGAGGGGGCACCGCGGCGGGCATCGTCGGGTTTGTCCGCGTCGTTTCGCGCGGAATTCAGGCGCGATCGGCCTTACGCCACTGCATCAGCCGCCGCAGCGCGGAATCGCATGCGTTCTGCGCGAACAGCGGATGCCACGCAGCGCCTGCGCCGGCCCCGCCGGGACTTCGGTGCCCGGGCGCTGAGGCCCCCACGGATAGGGCCGGTCGTGCCGGATGAGTCGGTCGCGGCCATCGCGCCGCACAGGCTTCAGGTGCGTTCGGCGTACGCCGCCACATCCCCGGAACAACGCGAAATCCCCTGAGTTCTGCGCAAACGGCGGGTGCCGCGCCGCGCGGAGTTCACGTGCGATCGGCCTCGGGCCGCTGCATCCGCCGCCCCGGGCGGAATCGCCTGAGTTCTGCGCGAATGACGGGTGCCGCGCCGCGTCTTGCGAGGCCTCCGCCCGCCCACCACGTGGACGCCCGCCGCCAGTTGCCGCTGCGGCCGCCTACGAATAAGGGCCGGGCATGCCGCGGCGGTCCGCCACCGCGTCGTGTCAGATCGTGTCACGTCGCGCAGAACTCGGGGCGATGGGCCTTGCGCCGCTGCATCCGGCGCCCGACGGCGGATCGCCGGAGTTCTGCGTGAGCCCCGCTCCCCTTACGCTGCTGCCGCAGCGGCCACGGCACCTGGGCCGGTGGACATCGCCGAAGCCACCTTTGACGCCCCAGGGCAGGATGTTTCACGTGAAACGGCGCTATACGCAACCGGGGCCACATGACTTCGGGTCGCTTCTCCCCTGAGCGAGGATGGCACGGCGAAATTCAACCGGCCCCGCCATGCCGTCCGCTCCATGGACAACCAACTCCGGTGTGTGTCTGTCCGAGCGGGCAGGTCGGCTCACCAATCGTTCGCAGAGCGAAGATCGAGCTAGGCGCGGACCCGCGCGCGTACGACCCTGGTCGGTTCCTC
This region includes:
- a CDS encoding DUF6049 family protein codes for the protein MRARATAAGAQLLVYDSEISAALHRAAGQTDTPRRAASLTEATAYLAFAARESGGQPILVTVDRGTDRERVGLRTALNAAALAPGVTAVELPALTAAEPVDVTVGEIAADAARVAELTQLLGDEAQIASFATILTDPALLTGRQRAEILQLLAVAWRADPDAATAALTAHREQTRETLDAVGILPSSTLNLISYDANFGPWVRNDLPYEANLVLMAQPNDPRLVVTDRTEVVAAAAQNTRVTIPVQARIGNGRVTLTMQLYSPTGVPIGAVQSAEVEVRAEWETIGLVILVSLMVLFVGLGIFRTVRRRRARALEQAEASLEPEVRTDDPGPEVTS
- the murJ gene encoding murein biosynthesis integral membrane protein MurJ, with translation MTSLGRASLLIGAGTVVSRLTGFLRAIVLVSAVGATTEAGNAFAIANQLPNNIYAIISTGLLSAVVVPQIVKAAAHDDGGRAFVSKLFTLGTVALLAVTVLATAAAPLLVQLYAPGFPPEQQALATAFAYWCLPQILFYGLYALVGESLNARGVYGPFTWAPIVNNVVSIAGFGAFIVLFGSISAVDSWTPEMIAVLAGTATLGIVVQAGILFAFWRRTGLQVRPDFRWRGVGLDQIGRLAGWTFLMVVVGQLAGLVQSRVLSDAAQLYPGVMVSQNAWLLFMLPYSIIVLSIGTPFFTRLSQHAAAGRDDDVRADIIRSIRILGLFVVAATAALAVAAVPASRIFTGSTDEAVAAAGVLLCFLVCLIPLAVLFVVQRTFYAYDDTRTPFFFTLLQAALVAATALGAQAALNAGVLGIEHLAAAIALGQALASTVQVIIATILLHRRLGGIGVRAWLTALGRFVIAAVPAAAAGWGVFLLLGGTGGWTTADKLLGALGAGIIGSVVLVVYVGVLALMRAPELAPAAGMLRRFLPRG
- the trxB gene encoding thioredoxin-disulfide reductase, which translates into the protein MRHVIIIGSGPAGYTAAIYAARANLEPLVVASSVEAGGELMNTTDVENFPGFPEGIQGPDLMTRMQEQAERFGAEVIYDDVVSLDLDGDVKTVTLGSGAVHTAASVIYATGSAYRKLGLAGEERLSGRGVSWCATCDGFFFRDRTIAVVGGGDSAMEEATFLTKFASKVYIIHRKDTLRASKIMQERALANDKIEFIWNAEVADILGEDAVNGVVLRSTVDGSTRELALDGLFVAIGNDPRTHLVHGILDLTPEGTIWVDGRSSRTSVPGVFAAGDVIDPTYRQAITAAGTGTVAALDVEHYLAARGQAGQPEVSEDQIEGLPGAEAA
- the trxA gene encoding thioredoxin codes for the protein MSAKATTSATFEQDVLHAEGPVLVDFWAEWCGPCRMVSPILDEIQAENPEKITVLKLNVDENPDLAMKYQITSIPAMKVFQGGEVKTTIIGAKPKFALEKDLAQYIG
- a CDS encoding tryptophan synthase subunit alpha, which codes for MASHDDSPRRRASLELLRAEAADELSVLVHERLMDGEDPWEFMEDLPTVDELVVLTLRAENIAENGGVRPNRARHYRVLRQIAIEYPALTRAVWRLLGEDESYRRWDATVRSDAT
- a CDS encoding ParB/RepB/Spo0J family partition protein — encoded protein: MAKRTGLGRGIGALIPTTELSEARPVDVFFPGAPESASADAATERAAAEKAQQQSDLVAVPGARLVSIDPHAVVPNPRQPRTHFDADDLAELVHSVREFGVLQPIVVRDVGEGRYELIMGERRTRAARDAGLTSIPAVVRETADEHLLRDALLENLHRSQLNPLEEASAYQQLLEDFGITQEELASRIGRSRPQISNTIRLLRLPMPVQQRVAAGVLSAGHARAILSLEDESSMRKLADKIVNEDLSVRAAEAAAKSADAGARRTAPKAGSRRGHLEEVAERLGDRLNTRVRVSLSAKKGQVVIDFATIQDLNRILAELGEDGFGG
- a CDS encoding ParA family protein, with protein sequence MKQSDDSGSGVTFDSPIARELADLSARRRALEEVAVEMPTQTRVFTVSNQKGGVGKTTTAVNLAAALAGVGARVLVIDLDPQGNASTALGVPHTADTPSVYDVLIDEFPLADIVQQSPESENLFCAPSTIHLAGAEIELVSQVAREHRLRTALDDYLASDDHRMDFVIIDCPPSLGLLTINAFTAASEVLIPIQCEYYALEGLSQLLGSVRMIQRHLNTGLHVSTIMLTMYDGRTRLAQQVAEEVRAHFPKEVLRTVIPRSVRVSEAPSFGQTVIAYDGQSAGAVAYREAAVEIIQRGTKEKES